In Deinococcus arcticus, a single genomic region encodes these proteins:
- the cas4 gene encoding CRISPR-associated protein Cas4, producing the protein MEEVMLSALQHFVFCPRQCALIHVEQVWAENEFTARGQQHHDRAHGGGTEERGGVRTLRALPLVSRQHGLAGVGDVVELLPDGSPRPVEYKSGRARPRLADEVQLCAQALCLEEMFGVSIPEGFIYHAASHKRRVVAFTPALRQAVLDARDGVRDLLRRQTLPPPAADDRCLHCSLLESCEPFAAREFPRGFDPFSTTLEDP; encoded by the coding sequence ATGGAAGAGGTGATGCTCTCGGCGCTGCAGCATTTCGTGTTCTGCCCGCGCCAGTGCGCCCTGATTCATGTCGAGCAGGTGTGGGCCGAAAACGAGTTCACGGCGCGCGGCCAGCAGCACCACGACCGGGCGCACGGCGGCGGCACCGAGGAACGCGGCGGCGTGCGCACCCTGCGCGCCCTGCCGCTCGTCTCGCGCCAGCACGGTCTGGCGGGCGTGGGTGATGTGGTCGAACTCTTACCCGACGGCTCGCCGCGTCCAGTCGAATACAAATCAGGCCGTGCCAGGCCCCGCCTGGCCGATGAGGTGCAGCTGTGCGCCCAGGCCCTGTGCCTGGAAGAGATGTTCGGCGTGTCCATTCCCGAGGGCTTCATCTACCACGCCGCCAGTCACAAACGCCGGGTGGTGGCGTTCACGCCTGCCCTGCGTCAGGCGGTGCTGGACGCCCGCGACGGGGTGCGCGACCTGCTGCGCCGTCAGACCCTGCCCCCGCCCGCCGCTGATGACCGCTGCCTGCACTGCAGCCTGCTGGAGAGCTGCGAACCCTTTGCCGCCCGCGAGTTCCCGCGCGGCTTTGACCCGTTCAGCACCACCCTGGAGGACCCATGA
- the cas1c gene encoding type I-C CRISPR-associated endonuclease Cas1c — MRQLLNTLYIQTQGTYLHLDTDNIRVEVERERKAMIPLHHVESVVVFGNVLLSPFLIHRLAREHKPVTWLTEHGRFMARTETPVSGNVLLRVAQHGCACDRARTLAVARFIAAGKLQNQKTTLLRSAREALGNDPELLRQAARDINGQIGCLPLAETVDEVRGIEGTAARAYWEVFPLMLRANRDFFWLTERTRRPARDAINATLNFVYTVLANDCASACQAVGLDPQVGFLHALRPGRSSLALDLMEELRAVVADRAIITLINRQQLTPRDFVLHEGNTVTIKDEARKLILAHLTERRKEEVTHPLTARKTPLGLVPHVQARLLAQHLRGDRAHYPPYLHR; from the coding sequence ATGAGGCAGCTACTCAACACCCTCTACATCCAGACCCAGGGCACCTACCTGCACCTGGACACCGACAACATCCGCGTAGAGGTGGAGCGCGAGCGCAAGGCCATGATTCCGCTGCACCACGTGGAGAGCGTGGTGGTCTTTGGCAACGTCCTGCTCTCGCCCTTCCTGATTCACCGCTTGGCACGCGAGCACAAACCAGTGACGTGGCTAACCGAACATGGTCGCTTCATGGCCCGCACCGAAACGCCGGTCAGCGGCAATGTGCTGCTGCGGGTGGCCCAGCACGGCTGCGCGTGCGACAGGGCACGCACGCTGGCGGTGGCGCGCTTTATCGCGGCGGGTAAGCTGCAGAACCAGAAGACCACCCTGCTGCGCTCGGCCCGCGAGGCGCTGGGCAACGACCCCGAACTGCTGCGGCAGGCCGCCCGCGACATTAACGGCCAGATTGGCTGCCTGCCGCTGGCAGAGACAGTGGACGAGGTGCGCGGCATTGAGGGTACGGCGGCGCGCGCCTACTGGGAGGTCTTCCCACTGATGCTGCGCGCCAATCGCGACTTCTTCTGGCTGACCGAGCGCACCCGCCGCCCGGCCCGCGACGCCATCAACGCCACCCTCAACTTCGTGTACACCGTGCTGGCCAACGACTGCGCCAGCGCCTGCCAGGCAGTGGGCCTGGACCCGCAGGTGGGCTTTCTGCACGCCCTGCGCCCGGGGCGCAGCAGCCTCGCGCTGGATCTGATGGAAGAACTGCGGGCGGTGGTGGCGGACCGGGCCATCATCACCCTGATCAACCGCCAGCAGCTCACGCCGCGCGACTTCGTTCTCCACGAGGGCAACACTGTGACGATTAAAGATGAGGCCCGCAAACTCATCCTGGCCCACCTGACCGAACGGCGCAAGGAGGAGGTGACGCATCCGCTGACGGCCCGCAAAACGCCGCTGGGCCTGGTGCCGCATGTGCAGGCGCGTCTGCTGGCCCAGCACCTGCGCGGCGACCGGGCCCACTATCCGCCCTACCTGCACCGCTGA
- the cas5c gene encoding type I-C CRISPR-associated protein Cas5c, whose protein sequence is MHDLSVCLRVRGDYALFSRPEFKVERVSYPVITPSAARGALEAVYWKPEFKYRIRRIGVVKIGSTATVLRNELGTRQGKTPVFIEDDRQQRSSLLLKDVEYLIHADIVLQPHAYAQANGVNLLMKHTECFKRRAQSGQCRHQPYLGTREFSAEFEAATSDEQPDRGLNQRLGNMLLDIAFVPSKTRKEMQFKRHDGKKWDVADGYMEAVYFNADLKDGWVDVVTNTANPYARLDALEGRHA, encoded by the coding sequence ATGCATGATCTGTCGGTTTGCCTGCGCGTGCGGGGCGATTACGCCCTGTTCAGCAGGCCGGAATTCAAGGTGGAGCGCGTTTCTTACCCGGTGATCACCCCCAGCGCAGCGCGGGGGGCGCTAGAGGCGGTGTACTGGAAACCGGAGTTCAAGTACCGTATCCGGCGCATCGGTGTGGTGAAGATCGGTTCCACGGCTACTGTCCTGCGAAATGAACTGGGCACGCGCCAGGGCAAGACGCCTGTGTTCATTGAGGATGACCGGCAGCAGCGTTCTAGCCTGCTGCTCAAGGACGTGGAGTACCTGATTCACGCGGACATCGTATTGCAGCCACACGCCTATGCGCAGGCGAACGGCGTCAATCTGCTGATGAAGCACACAGAATGTTTCAAACGTCGGGCGCAGAGCGGTCAATGCCGCCATCAGCCCTACCTGGGCACCCGCGAGTTCAGCGCCGAGTTCGAGGCCGCCACCTCGGATGAACAGCCGGACAGAGGCCTCAATCAGCGCTTGGGGAATATGCTGCTGGACATCGCCTTTGTGCCGAGCAAGACCCGCAAGGAAATGCAGTTCAAGCGCCATGACGGCAAAAAGTGGGACGTGGCCGACGGGTATATGGAGGCCGTTTACTTCAACGCGGACCTCAAGGACGGCTGGGTGGACGTCGTGACAAATACGGCAAATCCCTACGCTCGCTTGGACGCCCTGGAGGGCCGCCATGCTTGA
- the cas7c gene encoding type I-C CRISPR-associated protein Cas7/Csd2, translated as MTTEVKTAAISDPTVRHEFVLLFDVTNGNPNGDPDAANAPRTDPETQLGFVTDVALKRKVRDYLLLSNSQRSNPIEVFIQSKTALNSAIEATSKTLTPELSSDEKSGKKSIPRLRDAMCAQFYDIRMFGAVLSTGKLNAGQVRGPVQITFARSIDRVLPIDVTITRQARTTEERMETGSTEIGRKSVLPYGLYRAHGFFNPLLGRAVTEGGTGVTTDDLNLFWEALTNLFNLDRSASRGEMAVRGLYVFSHENALGKAPAHKLFKLIEVPSLGDGAAPRRFEEYSVARPAEGPLDAYPGVMLTVLAEG; from the coding sequence ATGACGACCGAAGTGAAGACCGCTGCCATCAGTGACCCCACCGTCCGCCACGAATTTGTCCTGCTGTTCGACGTGACCAACGGCAACCCCAACGGCGATCCGGACGCCGCAAATGCACCGCGCACCGATCCGGAAACGCAACTGGGCTTCGTGACGGATGTGGCCCTTAAGCGCAAAGTCCGTGATTACCTGCTGCTCTCAAACTCACAGCGCAGCAACCCTATTGAGGTCTTCATCCAGAGTAAAACGGCATTGAACTCGGCCATTGAGGCGACATCCAAAACGCTCACCCCGGAATTGTCCAGCGATGAGAAGAGCGGCAAAAAGTCCATCCCGCGCCTGCGCGACGCCATGTGCGCGCAGTTCTACGACATCCGCATGTTCGGCGCGGTACTGTCCACCGGCAAGCTGAATGCCGGGCAGGTGCGCGGCCCCGTGCAGATCACCTTCGCCCGCAGTATTGACCGCGTCCTGCCCATTGACGTCACCATCACCCGGCAGGCCCGCACCACCGAGGAACGCATGGAGACGGGCAGCACCGAGATAGGTCGGAAAAGTGTGCTGCCGTACGGGCTTTACCGGGCGCATGGGTTTTTCAACCCTCTTTTGGGCCGCGCCGTGACCGAAGGTGGCACAGGCGTAACGACAGACGATCTCAACCTGTTCTGGGAAGCGCTGACCAACCTGTTTAATCTGGACCGCAGCGCCAGCCGGGGCGAAATGGCTGTACGGGGTTTATACGTTTTCAGCCACGAAAACGCTCTGGGCAAGGCACCGGCGCACAAGCTGTTCAAGCTCATTGAAGTGCCCTCGTTGGGGGACGGTGCAGCACCGCGCCGCTTTGAGGAATACAGCGTTGCTCGGCCAGCCGAAGGACCTCTGGACGCTTACCCCGGTGTCATGCTGACTGTCTTGGCGGAAGGCTAA
- a CDS encoding tetratricopeptide repeat protein — MPVFDEVTEQLGHLVQQGDWERVRLHADWALRHLQTRADGLALAEALHGVPAHFHQDRGWAEVLGSVAYRTGNLQALKEVLASWPPATFPALEAYAALLGGHVQQALTLSAACPPDDAIAARVWPRATYEARGDWRAAYGAVLGRLRGRDRALVRTEYALSLANSGDDLAARTAYTTAAAEYGADAWGRASALANRGMTCVRLDDLRTAERALTEALRLTRRPEAAEHRALVWRGLGAVWRRHGEYARALVAFQQAGQQLKDLRAELPLAVRGAALCLMLRAEVDAALDALSTALVDLGVDSGAPHRLHLDLAMGMALNGDITGAAQALSLAQLTTADDRLAAAVVTADLQRQRGKAVPPGPPPGRAAWTEELACLFPELFMAWGRSVRRPEWRVQVQAAGPVEVRMHGEKLPLRPDSDAAALLVLLLLHGGTLNRERVTEELFGGASLDRQRRRLAEAVRQLRLAFGWPEAVCADGHVLALSTEPTWLPLTVPPPAQASLFCAGRYDNWVQEWREVQDGAHVI, encoded by the coding sequence GTGCCGGTCTTTGACGAAGTGACAGAGCAGCTTGGCCATCTGGTCCAGCAGGGCGACTGGGAACGGGTCAGACTCCACGCCGATTGGGCGCTGCGCCACCTGCAAACTCGCGCGGATGGACTGGCCCTGGCCGAAGCCCTTCACGGTGTTCCCGCCCACTTTCACCAGGACCGTGGATGGGCCGAGGTTCTGGGCAGCGTGGCGTACCGCACTGGAAACCTGCAGGCCCTGAAGGAGGTCCTGGCCAGCTGGCCGCCTGCCACCTTTCCGGCCCTGGAAGCCTACGCCGCACTGCTGGGCGGCCATGTCCAGCAGGCCCTGACCCTGAGCGCGGCCTGCCCTCCAGACGACGCCATTGCCGCGCGCGTCTGGCCCCGGGCGACCTATGAAGCCAGGGGCGACTGGCGCGCGGCGTACGGCGCCGTGCTGGGCCGCCTGAGGGGGCGGGACCGGGCGCTGGTCCGCACCGAGTACGCCCTCTCGCTGGCAAACTCGGGCGACGACCTCGCGGCCCGCACGGCATACACCACCGCCGCCGCCGAATACGGAGCCGACGCCTGGGGCCGCGCCTCTGCCCTGGCCAACCGGGGCATGACCTGTGTGCGGCTGGACGACCTGCGGACAGCCGAGCGGGCCCTCACCGAGGCGCTGCGCCTGACACGCCGGCCCGAAGCCGCTGAACACCGCGCCCTGGTCTGGCGCGGACTGGGGGCCGTCTGGCGGCGCCACGGCGAGTACGCACGCGCCCTGGTGGCCTTTCAGCAGGCGGGGCAACAGCTCAAGGACCTGCGCGCCGAATTACCGCTGGCTGTCCGAGGGGCGGCCCTGTGCCTGATGCTGCGCGCTGAGGTGGACGCCGCCCTGGACGCCCTGTCCACCGCCCTGGTGGACCTGGGGGTGGACAGCGGCGCCCCCCACCGCCTGCACCTGGATCTGGCAATGGGCATGGCCCTGAACGGGGACATAACGGGCGCGGCGCAGGCCCTGAGCCTGGCCCAGCTGACCACGGCCGATGACCGGCTGGCCGCCGCCGTGGTGACCGCCGACCTGCAGCGTCAGCGTGGGAAGGCGGTGCCCCCTGGACCCCCACCTGGCCGCGCCGCCTGGACCGAGGAACTCGCCTGTCTGTTTCCCGAGCTGTTCATGGCGTGGGGAAGGTCCGTTCGGCGGCCTGAATGGCGGGTGCAGGTTCAGGCCGCTGGCCCGGTTGAGGTGCGGATGCACGGCGAGAAGCTGCCGCTGCGGCCCGACAGTGACGCGGCGGCCCTGCTGGTGTTGCTGCTGCTGCACGGCGGCACCCTTAACCGTGAGCGGGTGACAGAGGAGCTGTTTGGGGGGGCTTCCCTGGACCGTCAACGGCGGCGGCTGGCCGAGGCCGTGCGGCAGCTGCGCCTGGCCTTCGGGTGGCCAGAGGCCGTGTGCGCTGACGGCCATGTGCTGGCCCTCTCGACAGAGCCGACCTGGCTGCCCCTGACCGTGCCGCCCCCGGCCCAGGCCAGCCTGTTCTGTGCCGGCCGGTACGACAACTGGGTTCAGGAGTGGCGCGAAGTCCAGGATGGGGCGCATGTTATTTGA
- a CDS encoding helix-turn-helix transcriptional regulator, with the protein MDLETLGQAQRLFLLAGLLRARPMTIKQLVLHFAPDLCLDSQEWRRAERMMQRDVQTLAELGEQVVSTKTRPPRHHIKHAQQSLTATELLIFHAALRLTYHRATGEGEAHKRAMQRIIGWLPEHLREVTTRSLGDMGKRRRTPEDLNLRHAADAWTGGHPLRFLYKKPGGSGQLRPNIIEPYLIEPHPQNLDLYVIGRETTFHNAVRTFKLARMQQPEVLRGEQYRIPADFQPREFLESAWGIVGAQGGRKDTIHLRFRADARYRIEEGGYPHLKHARDPNPDGSLNATLQAPPDSSGLPREALAWIFSFGPRVEVLGPAHLRAHWLNELREAAAQGDHA; encoded by the coding sequence ATGGACCTCGAAACGCTTGGACAGGCGCAGCGGCTGTTCCTGCTGGCCGGCTTGCTCCGGGCCCGGCCGATGACCATCAAGCAACTGGTCCTGCACTTTGCCCCTGACCTGTGCCTGGACAGCCAAGAATGGCGGCGCGCTGAACGCATGATGCAGCGTGACGTGCAGACGCTCGCCGAGTTGGGCGAGCAGGTCGTTTCGACCAAAACCCGTCCACCCCGGCACCACATCAAACACGCGCAGCAATCGCTCACAGCCACCGAACTGCTGATTTTTCACGCGGCCCTGCGCCTCACCTACCACCGGGCGACGGGCGAAGGCGAGGCCCACAAACGCGCCATGCAGCGCATTATCGGCTGGCTGCCCGAGCATCTGCGGGAGGTGACCACCCGCAGCCTGGGCGATATGGGCAAGCGCCGGCGCACCCCCGAAGACCTGAACCTGCGCCACGCCGCTGACGCCTGGACCGGCGGGCATCCGCTGCGGTTTCTGTACAAGAAGCCCGGGGGCAGCGGTCAGCTTCGCCCCAACATCATTGAGCCGTACTTGATCGAGCCTCACCCGCAGAACCTCGACCTGTACGTGATTGGCCGGGAGACCACGTTTCACAACGCCGTTCGCACCTTCAAGCTGGCGCGCATGCAGCAGCCAGAGGTGCTGAGGGGCGAGCAGTACCGCATCCCTGCCGATTTTCAGCCGCGCGAGTTTCTCGAATCGGCCTGGGGCATTGTGGGGGCGCAGGGCGGCCGGAAAGACACCATTCACCTGCGGTTTCGCGCCGATGCCCGCTACCGCATCGAGGAGGGCGGTTACCCGCACCTGAAACACGCCCGCGACCCCAACCCCGACGGTTCACTGAATGCCACCCTGCAGGCCCCACCCGACAGCAGCGGTCTGCCGCGTGAAGCCCTGGCCTGGATTTTCAGTTTTGGGCCACGGGTGGAGGTGTTGGGCCCGGCCCATCTCCGCGCCCACTGGCTGAACGAGCTGCGGGAGGCCGCTGCACAAGGAGACCACGCATGA
- a CDS encoding CRISPR-associated helicase/endonuclease Cas3 produces MTWAGNYWAHTPSEGSGGKPHDLKTHLLDTAQRARNYAEVFGAGNLAYLLGIWHDLGKYNPEFQQYLRDAQAAEAKGEDLGRKGPSHAIWGATLLLSRLAEHPQRTTFMLPVLGHHAGLENAGEGEEKIAAEPDFDERMDAMAQAIKTFGLYPAGAPEKVPEAPLKQELFTRMVTSALVDADFLDTEFHFGEERPKARQHDLDIHALWERFEVGRKRLLEKQRISGKETAAEVQAVRDEVYAECLKAATGKPGIYRLTVPTGGGKTLSGLAFALKHALRNELRRVIVAIPFTSIIDQNAEVYRDVLGADAVLEHHSAVQPADNKAEKQDAHTLRLQLAAENWDVPLVCTTFVQLFESLFARKTSKLRKLHRVARSVLVLDEVQTLPPELRGPTLDVLRTLVDDYGVSVVLCTATQPAFEADALTDAFSDLPQTEIVPQYAEHFEELKRVQYSLHRQYPQPVPWKALALELKAEPQILTILNTRRDALSLLHSLQEEKAKHLFHLSTLMCGAHRKDVLNTINERLKRKAEVRLVSTQVVEAGVDLDFPVVYRALAPLDRIIQAAGRCNRNGNGPRKGRVVIFQTVSGKAPRGPYQQGIEKARTILETVKDIDHDLNGTDILRRYFSDLYADVLPDKPGVQSLRRQQEFRKVAQAYRLIENDTVSIIVPYRDFQRALEQWQRFPSRKSWRALQPYVVSIYTHEARQLEKAHAIRELEENIYLLEAIGGYDSLVGLPIDRDPADLIYMTGGSNVL; encoded by the coding sequence ATGACCTGGGCCGGTAACTACTGGGCGCACACGCCAAGTGAAGGGAGTGGCGGGAAGCCCCACGACCTGAAAACGCATCTGCTTGACACTGCTCAACGTGCCAGAAACTACGCAGAAGTGTTTGGGGCGGGCAATCTGGCGTATCTGCTGGGGATTTGGCACGACCTGGGCAAATACAACCCAGAGTTTCAGCAGTATTTGCGCGACGCCCAGGCTGCTGAGGCGAAAGGAGAAGATTTGGGCCGCAAAGGGCCTTCCCATGCTATATGGGGCGCGACCTTACTTTTGTCCAGATTGGCTGAGCATCCGCAACGCACGACGTTCATGCTGCCCGTGCTTGGCCACCATGCCGGGCTGGAGAATGCGGGGGAAGGCGAGGAAAAAATTGCCGCCGAGCCTGATTTTGACGAGCGGATGGACGCCATGGCGCAGGCCATCAAAACCTTCGGCCTCTACCCAGCAGGCGCGCCGGAAAAGGTGCCAGAAGCGCCATTGAAACAGGAACTGTTCACGCGCATGGTGACTTCAGCCCTCGTAGACGCCGACTTTCTCGACACGGAATTTCACTTTGGAGAGGAGCGGCCGAAGGCCAGACAGCATGACCTCGACATCCATGCTCTCTGGGAACGCTTCGAGGTGGGACGGAAGCGACTGCTAGAGAAGCAGCGCATTTCGGGGAAAGAGACCGCTGCCGAAGTGCAGGCAGTGAGAGACGAGGTGTACGCCGAGTGTTTGAAGGCGGCGACAGGTAAGCCGGGGATCTACCGACTGACTGTCCCGACAGGCGGTGGCAAGACGCTCAGTGGGCTGGCTTTCGCACTGAAGCACGCCCTGCGCAATGAATTACGGCGCGTTATCGTCGCCATTCCCTTTACGAGCATCATTGACCAGAACGCGGAGGTCTACCGCGATGTGCTGGGCGCGGATGCCGTGCTGGAGCACCACAGCGCCGTGCAACCGGCTGACAACAAGGCTGAGAAGCAAGATGCCCACACGCTACGCCTGCAACTGGCTGCAGAAAACTGGGACGTACCCCTTGTTTGCACGACTTTTGTGCAACTGTTCGAGTCGCTGTTTGCCCGTAAGACCAGCAAGCTCCGCAAGTTGCACCGCGTCGCCCGCAGTGTGCTGGTGCTGGATGAGGTGCAGACCCTCCCGCCGGAACTGCGCGGGCCAACCCTGGACGTGCTGCGAACGCTGGTGGACGACTATGGCGTGAGCGTGGTGCTCTGCACCGCGACGCAGCCGGCGTTTGAGGCCGACGCGCTAACCGATGCTTTCAGTGACTTGCCGCAGACAGAGATTGTGCCGCAGTACGCTGAGCATTTCGAAGAGCTGAAGCGGGTGCAGTACAGCCTTCACCGGCAGTATCCGCAGCCCGTTCCTTGGAAAGCCCTAGCCCTGGAACTGAAGGCTGAGCCGCAAATCCTGACCATCCTGAACACCCGGCGGGACGCCTTGAGCCTGCTGCACTCTCTTCAGGAGGAAAAGGCCAAACACCTCTTTCACCTCAGCACGCTGATGTGCGGTGCACACCGCAAGGACGTCCTTAATACCATCAATGAACGCCTGAAGCGGAAGGCTGAAGTTCGGCTGGTAAGCACGCAGGTGGTCGAGGCCGGCGTAGACCTCGATTTTCCTGTGGTCTACCGCGCCCTCGCGCCACTTGACCGCATTATCCAGGCGGCGGGCCGCTGCAATCGCAACGGCAACGGCCCGCGCAAGGGCCGCGTCGTCATCTTCCAGACGGTAAGCGGCAAGGCCCCGCGCGGTCCCTACCAGCAGGGCATCGAGAAAGCCCGAACCATCTTGGAAACCGTGAAGGACATAGACCACGATCTGAACGGCACGGATATTCTCCGGCGTTACTTCAGCGATCTCTATGCGGACGTTCTGCCTGACAAACCGGGGGTGCAATCACTCCGCAGACAGCAGGAGTTCAGGAAAGTGGCCCAGGCTTACCGCCTGATTGAGAACGACACTGTGAGCATCATCGTCCCGTATCGCGATTTCCAGCGCGCGCTGGAACAGTGGCAGCGTTTCCCCAGCCGCAAGAGCTGGCGTGCCCTGCAACCGTATGTGGTCAGTATTTACACCCACGAGGCCCGTCAATTGGAAAAGGCGCACGCCATTCGTGAACTGGAGGAAAACATCTACCTGCTTGAGGCGATAGGAGGATACGACTCCCTGGTGGGGCTGCCCATAGATCGTGACCCCGCCGACCTGATTTACATGACGGGCGGAAGCAATGTGCTCTGA
- a CDS encoding type I-C CRISPR-associated protein Cas8c/Csd1, whose protein sequence is MLDALVKHARDEEFSKSLPPTGFYNYSQPIRWVVQISESGARLEEADLSGLLFARPYTGRTSGIDPHPLADEACYALGVSVDDKGKVDDRAAEKHTKFLTLLDKMEDAPQLDADIRQAIAQVKKAVAGEWLADDARWAEVKSKDWVAFQVQSGPLAGKKLFQLPAVQAFWVAEAQERIAVRDDKKEMITGECAVCGEVKPLISRIPVGVKLISKPGPLHSLNSNAFVSGRTDTGGHNNLCYECADTASRVFNALASDKQHRRIIVMDKVGKQVKLDTLRNQVALFWVEKGRPLHSAEDFSFQGALGSSYGEGATETKASESFDFESALGDLMRPPVADDSDSDSDNDEQPKPKVKKGTKAAASAPAPPKPEARLSQLSSLLNIQNAAGQHLTFLDGSKFALAIFSPNVGRTALREWLYLDLGRMLPHVRAYLNATTINDAWGKPGDPHHINALMEALGSKNANLTRDLIRTAYEGVKPPLEMLAQAVQRFRTLTVKGAQDRKKDEWERQRHLKTLAAALKFSLYYAKTAAEGGAKFMTGLERLESDPAYLCGRLLAVLEEAQQVYSYRQNRKRLKTTGVQRSFGAASASPAGIFPKLVKLATVAHLPKAGRYLNEEMEGLVRTLVERGGYPMSLNVEGQGRFGLGYWHQRGDIRANWTPEQKTADEQAENAPEGDEA, encoded by the coding sequence ATGCTTGATGCCCTGGTGAAGCACGCCCGAGACGAGGAGTTCAGTAAATCGTTGCCCCCGACGGGCTTCTATAACTACTCCCAGCCGATTCGCTGGGTGGTACAGATCAGCGAGAGCGGCGCGCGCCTGGAGGAGGCTGACCTGTCAGGCCTTCTATTCGCGCGGCCCTACACGGGACGAACGAGTGGCATAGACCCGCATCCACTGGCCGATGAGGCGTGTTACGCGCTGGGCGTCAGCGTGGATGACAAAGGCAAGGTGGATGATCGCGCCGCTGAGAAGCACACCAAGTTTTTGACCCTCCTCGACAAGATGGAGGATGCCCCACAACTGGACGCCGACATCAGGCAAGCCATTGCCCAGGTGAAGAAGGCAGTGGCAGGCGAATGGCTGGCGGACGACGCCCGCTGGGCCGAGGTGAAATCGAAGGACTGGGTGGCCTTCCAGGTGCAGAGCGGCCCACTGGCCGGAAAGAAGCTCTTTCAGTTGCCTGCCGTACAAGCTTTCTGGGTGGCAGAGGCACAGGAGCGTATCGCTGTCAGAGACGACAAGAAAGAAATGATCACGGGTGAATGCGCTGTTTGTGGCGAGGTCAAACCACTTATCAGCCGCATTCCGGTTGGCGTGAAGCTTATCAGCAAGCCAGGGCCACTGCACTCGCTGAATAGCAATGCCTTTGTATCGGGCCGCACTGATACGGGCGGGCACAACAACCTTTGCTACGAGTGCGCCGATACAGCTTCGCGCGTCTTCAATGCCCTGGCAAGCGACAAGCAACACCGCCGCATCATCGTCATGGACAAGGTGGGCAAGCAGGTCAAATTGGATACCCTGCGCAATCAGGTTGCGCTTTTCTGGGTGGAGAAGGGAAGGCCCCTGCACTCAGCAGAGGACTTCAGTTTTCAAGGCGCTCTCGGCAGTTCATACGGCGAAGGCGCAACAGAAACCAAGGCGTCAGAATCATTTGATTTTGAGAGCGCGCTGGGCGACCTGATGCGTCCGCCTGTGGCCGATGACAGCGACTCGGACAGCGACAATGACGAACAGCCCAAGCCGAAGGTCAAGAAAGGCACGAAAGCAGCAGCCAGCGCCCCTGCGCCACCTAAACCGGAGGCGCGGCTCAGTCAGCTCTCCAGTCTCTTGAACATCCAGAACGCCGCTGGGCAGCACCTCACCTTCCTGGATGGCAGCAAATTCGCCCTGGCAATTTTCAGTCCGAATGTGGGGCGCACAGCCCTACGGGAATGGCTCTACCTCGACCTGGGCCGAATGCTGCCGCATGTGCGGGCCTATCTGAACGCCACCACGATCAACGACGCATGGGGGAAGCCCGGCGACCCACATCACATCAACGCGCTGATGGAGGCGCTGGGCAGCAAGAACGCCAACCTGACCCGCGACCTGATCCGCACAGCTTATGAGGGGGTAAAGCCGCCGCTAGAGATGCTGGCGCAGGCGGTACAACGGTTCAGAACACTGACGGTGAAGGGGGCGCAGGACAGGAAGAAGGACGAATGGGAGCGTCAGCGGCACCTGAAGACGCTGGCAGCAGCCCTGAAATTTTCGCTGTATTACGCCAAGACGGCGGCAGAAGGAGGAGCGAAGTTCATGACCGGACTGGAAAGACTGGAATCTGACCCCGCATATCTGTGCGGGCGGCTGCTGGCCGTGCTGGAGGAAGCCCAGCAGGTGTACAGCTACCGCCAGAACAGGAAGCGCCTCAAAACCACGGGCGTACAACGGAGCTTCGGCGCGGCGTCGGCATCCCCGGCGGGGATCTTCCCAAAACTGGTGAAGCTGGCGACTGTGGCACACCTGCCCAAAGCGGGCCGTTACCTGAATGAGGAAATGGAGGGGCTGGTGCGGACGCTGGTGGAGCGGGGGGGCTACCCCATGTCCCTGAATGTGGAGGGTCAGGGCCGCTTTGGGCTGGGTTACTGGCACCAGCGCGGCGATATCCGTGCCAATTGGACGCCCGAACAGAAGACCGCCGACGAGCAGGCCGAGAACGCTCCCGAAGGAGATGAAGCATGA
- the cas2 gene encoding CRISPR-associated endonuclease Cas2, translating into MLDFLVCYDVNTETSAGRRRLRRVGKVCTSHGQRVQNSVFEVSVTDVQLLTLRERLLAEMDPTEDSIRLYRLRQPRDKFVEAYGRDRYVNFSDSLIL; encoded by the coding sequence ATGCTGGACTTTCTGGTGTGCTACGACGTGAATACGGAAACGTCCGCCGGGCGCCGCCGCTTGCGCCGGGTGGGGAAAGTCTGCACCTCGCACGGGCAGCGGGTGCAGAACAGCGTCTTTGAGGTCAGCGTGACCGATGTGCAGTTGCTGACCCTGCGTGAGCGCCTGCTGGCTGAGATGGACCCCACCGAGGACAGCATTCGCCTGTACCGCCTGCGCCAGCCGCGCGACAAATTTGTCGAGGCATACGGACGGGACCGGTACGTGAACTTCTCTGACTCCCTGATTCTGTAA